A single window of Cyanobium sp. AMD-g DNA harbors:
- a CDS encoding M14 family metallopeptidase — translation MATSDFFRPDYRSAREAFLAAAVGAGALLTSHVLPDHRGPAGEPLAIDAAALGPAEPESLLLLISGTHGVEGLAGSGCQVGVLLDELRGALPAGAGALLIHALNPHGFAWLRRGNEDNIDLNRNGLDFRGPLPDNPAYDALHDALLPGDWDGPERQRADALLEAFITGHGMAAYQAALQRGQYTHPTGLFYGGSRPSWSLSTLETILTEHLGPACRCLAVIDLHTGLGPWGYGELIGSGSTNADWERLQCWYGPEVTRPGQGPSSSSVVSGSVPVFLRRMLPAVELTYLALEFGTRPIDQVLAALRADAWLHAVPDRPTPHREAIRRQVRDAFLIDSPAWRAAVYGRCADVVLRACRGLGQ, via the coding sequence ATGGCCACCAGCGACTTCTTCCGCCCCGATTACCGCTCGGCCCGTGAGGCGTTCCTGGCCGCCGCCGTTGGCGCCGGCGCCCTGCTCACCAGCCATGTCCTGCCCGATCACCGCGGCCCGGCCGGCGAGCCGCTCGCCATCGATGCGGCGGCCCTGGGCCCCGCCGAGCCCGAGTCCCTGCTGCTGCTGATCTCCGGCACCCACGGCGTGGAGGGCCTGGCCGGATCCGGTTGCCAGGTGGGCGTTCTGCTGGATGAACTCCGCGGCGCCCTGCCGGCCGGCGCCGGGGCGCTGCTGATCCATGCCCTCAACCCCCACGGCTTCGCCTGGCTGCGCCGCGGCAACGAGGACAACATTGATCTCAACCGCAACGGCCTCGACTTCCGCGGCCCCCTGCCCGACAACCCGGCCTACGACGCCCTCCACGACGCCCTGCTGCCCGGCGACTGGGACGGGCCCGAGCGGCAACGGGCCGACGCCCTGCTGGAGGCCTTCATCACTGGGCACGGGATGGCCGCCTACCAGGCGGCGCTGCAGCGCGGCCAGTACACCCATCCCACCGGCCTCTTCTACGGCGGCAGCCGCCCCAGCTGGTCGCTGTCCACCCTGGAGACGATCCTCACCGAGCACCTGGGCCCGGCCTGCCGCTGCCTGGCGGTGATCGACCTGCACACCGGCCTGGGCCCCTGGGGCTACGGGGAGCTGATCGGCAGCGGCAGCACCAACGCCGACTGGGAGCGGCTGCAGTGCTGGTATGGCCCGGAGGTCACCCGGCCCGGCCAGGGCCCCTCCAGCTCGTCGGTGGTGTCGGGCTCGGTGCCGGTGTTTCTGCGCCGAATGCTCCCTGCGGTGGAGCTCACCTATCTGGCCTTGGAGTTCGGCACCCGCCCGATCGATCAGGTGCTGGCGGCCCTGCGCGCCGATGCCTGGCTGCACGCCGTGCCCGATCGCCCCACCCCCCACCGCGAAGCGATCCGCCGCCAGGTGCGCGACGCCTTCCTGATCGACAGCCCCGCCTGGCGGGCCGCTGTGTACGGGCGCTGCGCCGATGTGGTGCTGCGGGCTTGTCGGGGGTTGGGGCAGTGA
- a CDS encoding ribbon-helix-helix protein, CopG family, with protein MAVISLKLSEALDAQLTEQAQRRRLSKSELVRRALTAFLQSPEQGVEGTAQLSAADLLADLVGCCEGGPADLSSNPGFLS; from the coding sequence ATGGCGGTGATCTCACTCAAGTTGAGCGAGGCCCTTGATGCCCAGCTCACGGAGCAGGCTCAACGGCGCCGTCTCAGCAAGTCTGAGTTGGTTCGACGCGCCTTGACGGCGTTTCTCCAATCCCCAGAGCAGGGCGTGGAAGGCACAGCGCAACTCTCCGCTGCTGATTTGTTGGCCGATCTCGTGGGCTGTTGCGAAGGCGGGCCTGCCGATCTGTCATCCAACCCTGGGTTCCTTTCTTAA
- a CDS encoding type II toxin-antitoxin system PemK/MazF family toxin yields the protein MGPPAIGDVVLILFPYSDLSQAKRRPALVIAGVGMGDFVLCQITSKSYADRLAIPLSDSDFAEGGLKRESFVRIGKLFTANSSIVSGVAGRLNPVKMSEALDVLVEILRAGGLER from the coding sequence ATGGGCCCACCTGCAATAGGGGACGTCGTACTCATCCTCTTCCCCTATTCCGACCTGTCGCAAGCCAAGCGCAGGCCGGCCTTGGTCATTGCAGGCGTTGGAATGGGAGACTTTGTGCTGTGTCAGATCACAAGCAAGTCCTACGCAGACAGGCTGGCGATTCCTCTTTCGGACAGTGACTTTGCCGAAGGTGGGCTCAAGCGTGAGAGCTTTGTGCGCATCGGAAAGTTGTTCACTGCGAATTCTTCGATCGTTTCTGGAGTGGCCGGCCGGCTGAATCCTGTGAAAATGTCTGAGGCCTTGGATGTGTTGGTCGAGATCCTGCGTGCAGGTGGCCTTGAGCGGTGA
- a CDS encoding DUF2442 domain-containing protein: MPGTTTLGAEVTNVSVHCIWMLIDDEELALPYAEFPWFKAATIQQIINVLRPTADHLYWPDLDVDLSVESIRHPERFPLRAKTTSKSFHSPEPPPPVH; this comes from the coding sequence ATGCCTGGAACAACCACTTTGGGGGCTGAGGTCACGAATGTTTCCGTCCACTGCATCTGGATGTTGATTGATGATGAGGAGTTGGCCCTTCCTTATGCCGAGTTTCCTTGGTTCAAAGCGGCTACGATTCAGCAGATCATCAACGTCCTGCGACCCACGGCCGACCATCTCTATTGGCCTGATCTAGACGTTGACTTGTCCGTTGAGTCGATACGCCATCCCGAGAGGTTCCCGCTGAGGGCGAAGACGACGTCCAAGTCATTCCACTCACCTGAGCCGCCCCCTCCAGTCCACTGA
- a CDS encoding SulP family inorganic anion transporter: MTFSIKEWWGQPHRDILSGLVVAFAMIPEAIAFSGIAGVDPSVGLFGAFLLSVTLAVVGGRTAMITSATGSTALLMTGLVQQGELLGQGLGLQYLLAAGLLTGVFQIAWGYLRLAHQMRFVPQPVMAGFVNALAILILLAQLPQLGLDVFHPETVVVEAAQLPAVWGLMLLTLAIIYLLPRLTRVVPSALIAILITTGISIGLGLDLPTVASLGTLPAGLPRFALPQVPLSFGTLGLVLPTALAISLVGLMETFLTQDILDDLTDQTSHKNTEARGQGIGNIVSSLFGGMAGCALVGQSVMNVGYGGRTRLSTLASGVSLLAMILLARDWVNQIPMATLVGVMVMIAINTANIGSITGIRRIPKSDTAVMLLTVGITVITHNLAIGLLAGVALAGILFSRKVAKVIAVESRLEGDDHRVYVVRGQLFFVSSIYFRAGFEIHEHPARVTIDMADAHIWDQSGVAALDQVIRRLKLGGSVVEVVHLNRESTDLFARIGSAEEAGGGGGALSSLH, translated from the coding sequence ATGACCTTCTCCATCAAGGAGTGGTGGGGCCAGCCCCACCGCGACATCCTCTCGGGCCTGGTGGTGGCCTTCGCCATGATTCCGGAGGCGATCGCCTTCTCCGGCATCGCCGGGGTGGACCCCAGCGTGGGCCTGTTCGGGGCCTTCCTGTTGTCGGTGACCCTGGCGGTGGTGGGGGGCCGCACGGCGATGATCACCTCCGCCACCGGCTCCACGGCCCTGCTGATGACGGGCCTGGTGCAGCAGGGTGAGCTGCTGGGCCAGGGGCTGGGTCTGCAATACCTGCTGGCGGCGGGACTGCTCACCGGGGTCTTCCAGATCGCCTGGGGCTACCTGCGGCTGGCCCACCAGATGCGCTTCGTGCCGCAGCCGGTGATGGCGGGGTTTGTCAATGCCCTGGCGATCCTGATCCTGCTGGCCCAGCTGCCCCAGCTGGGGCTCGATGTCTTTCACCCGGAGACGGTGGTGGTCGAGGCCGCCCAGCTGCCGGCGGTGTGGGGACTGATGCTGCTCACCCTGGCGATCATCTATCTGCTGCCGCGGCTCACCCGGGTGGTGCCGTCGGCCCTGATCGCCATCCTGATCACCACCGGGATCTCGATCGGCCTCGGACTCGATCTGCCCACGGTGGCGAGCCTGGGCACCCTGCCGGCGGGCCTGCCCCGGTTCGCCCTGCCCCAGGTGCCCCTGAGCTTCGGCACGCTGGGCCTGGTCCTGCCCACGGCCCTGGCAATCTCGCTGGTGGGGCTGATGGAGACCTTCCTGACCCAGGACATCCTCGACGACCTCACCGACCAGACCAGCCACAAGAACACCGAGGCCCGGGGCCAGGGCATCGGCAACATCGTCAGTTCCCTGTTCGGCGGCATGGCCGGCTGCGCCCTGGTGGGGCAGTCGGTGATGAACGTGGGCTACGGCGGCCGCACGCGGCTGTCGACGCTGGCCTCGGGGGTGAGCCTGCTGGCGATGATCCTGCTGGCCCGTGACTGGGTGAACCAGATCCCGATGGCCACCCTGGTGGGGGTGATGGTGATGATCGCCATCAACACCGCCAACATCGGATCGATCACGGGGATCCGGCGGATTCCCAAGAGCGACACCGCCGTGATGCTGCTCACCGTGGGAATCACGGTGATCACCCACAACCTGGCGATCGGCCTGCTCGCCGGTGTGGCCCTGGCCGGGATCCTGTTCAGCCGCAAGGTGGCCAAGGTGATCGCCGTGGAGAGTCGCCTCGAAGGCGACGACCATCGCGTCTATGTGGTGCGCGGCCAGCTGTTCTTCGTGAGCAGCATCTACTTCCGGGCGGGTTTCGAGATCCACGAACACCCGGCCAGGGTGACGATCGACATGGCCGACGCCCACATCTGGGACCAGAGCGGCGTCGCCGCCCTCGATCAGGTGATCCGCCGGCTCAAGCTGGGCGGCAGCGTGGTGGAGGTGGTGCACCTGAACCGCGAGAGCACCGATCTGTTCGCCCGCATCGGCTCGGCCGAGGAAGCCGGTGGCGGCGGTGGTGCGCTGAGCTCGCTGCACTGA